The proteins below are encoded in one region of Macaca nemestrina isolate mMacNem1 chromosome 10, mMacNem.hap1, whole genome shotgun sequence:
- the RLIG1 gene encoding RNA ligase 1 isoform X5, which yields MKRLGSVQRKMPCVFVTEVKEEPSAKREHQPFKVLATETISHKALDADIYSAIPTEKVDGTCCYVTTYKDQPYLWARLDRKPNKQAEKRFKNFLHSKENPKEFFWNVEEDFKPAPECWIPAKEIEQINGNPVPDENGHIPGWVPVEKNNKQYCWHSSVVNYEFEIALVLKHHPDDSGLLEISAVPLSDLLEQTLELIGTNINGNPYGLGSKKHPLHLLIPHGAFQVRNLPSLKHNDLLSWFEGCKEGKIEGIVWHCSDGCLIKVLDIHSQQNKVCAFMKLTF from the exons ATGAAGCGCTTGGGCTCCGTGCAGCGGAAAATGCCGTGTGTGTTTGTGACGGAGGTGAAAGAGGAGCCTTCCGCCAAAAGGGAGCATCAG ccATTTAAAGTTTTGGCAACTGAAACTATAAGTCACAAGGCATTAGATGCAGATATATACAGTGCAATTCCAACAGAAAAAGTGGATGGAACATGTTGTTATGTTACTACCTATAAAG ATCAGCCATACCTTTGGGCTCGACTAGATAGAAAACCCAACAAACAAGctgaaaaaagatttaaaaattttctacattcaaaagaaaacccaaaag aatttttttggaACGTTGAGGAGGACTTCAAACCAGCTCCAGAGTGCTGGATACCAGCAAAGGAAATAGAACAAATAAATGGGAACCCAGTGCCTGATGAAAATGGACACATTCCTG GTTGGGTACCagtagagaaaaacaacaaacagtaTTGCTGGCATTCCTCTGTAGTTAATTATGAATTTGAAATTGCCCTGGTACTAAAACATCATCCTGATGATTCTGGACTTTTGGAAATTAGTGCAGTGCCACTTTCAGATCTCTTAGAACAAACACTGGAGCTCATAGGAACAAATATCAATGGAAACCCATATG GGCTAGGGAGCAAGAAACATCCATTACATCTTCTTATACCACATGGAGCATTTCAAGTAAGAAATCTACCTTCATTGAAGCACAATGATCTCTTGTCCTGGTTTGAAGGTTGCAAAGAGGGTAAAATTGAAGGAATAGTATGGCATTGCAGTGATGGCTGTTTAATAAAG GTGCTGGACATACACAGTCAACAAAACAAGGTGTGTGCCTTCATGAAGCTCACATTCTAA
- the RLIG1 gene encoding RNA ligase 1 isoform X3, with product MAGRIRPVLQARSLCRFPWPFKVLATETISHKALDADIYSAIPTEKVDGTCCYVTTYKDQPYLWARLDRKPNKQAEKRFKNFLHSKENPKEFFWNVEEDFKPAPECWIPAKEIEQINGNPVPDENGHIPGWVPVEKNNKQYCWHSSVVNYEFEIALVLKHHPDDSGLLEISAVPLSDLLEQTLELIGTNINGNPYGLGSKKHPLHLLIPHGAFQVRNLPSLKHNDLLSWFEGCKEGKIEGIVWHCSDGCLIKVHRHHLGLCWPIPDTYMNSKPVIINMNLNKCDSAFDIRCLFNHFSKIDNQKFARLKDIIFDV from the exons ATGGCTGGGCGCATTAGACCTGTCCTGCAGGCCAGGAGCCTCTGTAGGTTTCCCTGG ccATTTAAAGTTTTGGCAACTGAAACTATAAGTCACAAGGCATTAGATGCAGATATATACAGTGCAATTCCAACAGAAAAAGTGGATGGAACATGTTGTTATGTTACTACCTATAAAG ATCAGCCATACCTTTGGGCTCGACTAGATAGAAAACCCAACAAACAAGctgaaaaaagatttaaaaattttctacattcaaaagaaaacccaaaag aatttttttggaACGTTGAGGAGGACTTCAAACCAGCTCCAGAGTGCTGGATACCAGCAAAGGAAATAGAACAAATAAATGGGAACCCAGTGCCTGATGAAAATGGACACATTCCTG GTTGGGTACCagtagagaaaaacaacaaacagtaTTGCTGGCATTCCTCTGTAGTTAATTATGAATTTGAAATTGCCCTGGTACTAAAACATCATCCTGATGATTCTGGACTTTTGGAAATTAGTGCAGTGCCACTTTCAGATCTCTTAGAACAAACACTGGAGCTCATAGGAACAAATATCAATGGAAACCCATATG GGCTAGGGAGCAAGAAACATCCATTACATCTTCTTATACCACATGGAGCATTTCAAGTAAGAAATCTACCTTCATTGAAGCACAATGATCTCTTGTCCTGGTTTGAAGGTTGCAAAGAGGGTAAAATTGAAGGAATAGTATGGCATTGCAGTGATGGCTGTTTAATAAAG gtCCATCGCCATCATCTTGGCTTATGCTGGCCAATTCCAGATACTTACATGAATTCAAAACCAGTTATTATCAACATGAACCTGAACAAATGTGACTCTGCCTTTGATATTAGGTGTTTGTttaatcatttttcaaaaatagataATCAGAAATTTGCTAGACTCAAAGATATAATATTTGatgtataa
- the RLIG1 gene encoding RNA ligase 1 isoform X1, with protein MKRLGSVQRKMPCVFVTEVKEEPSAKREHQPFKVLATETISHKALDADIYSAIPTEKVDGTCCYVTTYKDQPYLWARLDRKPNKQAEKRFKNFLHSKENPKEFFWNVEEDFKPAPECWIPAKEIEQINGNPVPDENGHIPGWVPVEKNNKQYCWHSSVVNYEFEIALVLKHHPDDSGLLEISAVPLSDLLEQTLELIGTNINGNPYGLGSKKHPLHLLIPHGAFQVRNLPSLKHNDLLSWFEGCKEGKIEGIVWHCSDGCLIKVHRHHLGLCWPIPDTYMNSKPVIINMNLNKCDSAFDIRCLFNHFSKIDNQKFARLKDIIFDV; from the exons ATGAAGCGCTTGGGCTCCGTGCAGCGGAAAATGCCGTGTGTGTTTGTGACGGAGGTGAAAGAGGAGCCTTCCGCCAAAAGGGAGCATCAG ccATTTAAAGTTTTGGCAACTGAAACTATAAGTCACAAGGCATTAGATGCAGATATATACAGTGCAATTCCAACAGAAAAAGTGGATGGAACATGTTGTTATGTTACTACCTATAAAG ATCAGCCATACCTTTGGGCTCGACTAGATAGAAAACCCAACAAACAAGctgaaaaaagatttaaaaattttctacattcaaaagaaaacccaaaag aatttttttggaACGTTGAGGAGGACTTCAAACCAGCTCCAGAGTGCTGGATACCAGCAAAGGAAATAGAACAAATAAATGGGAACCCAGTGCCTGATGAAAATGGACACATTCCTG GTTGGGTACCagtagagaaaaacaacaaacagtaTTGCTGGCATTCCTCTGTAGTTAATTATGAATTTGAAATTGCCCTGGTACTAAAACATCATCCTGATGATTCTGGACTTTTGGAAATTAGTGCAGTGCCACTTTCAGATCTCTTAGAACAAACACTGGAGCTCATAGGAACAAATATCAATGGAAACCCATATG GGCTAGGGAGCAAGAAACATCCATTACATCTTCTTATACCACATGGAGCATTTCAAGTAAGAAATCTACCTTCATTGAAGCACAATGATCTCTTGTCCTGGTTTGAAGGTTGCAAAGAGGGTAAAATTGAAGGAATAGTATGGCATTGCAGTGATGGCTGTTTAATAAAG gtCCATCGCCATCATCTTGGCTTATGCTGGCCAATTCCAGATACTTACATGAATTCAAAACCAGTTATTATCAACATGAACCTGAACAAATGTGACTCTGCCTTTGATATTAGGTGTTTGTttaatcatttttcaaaaatagataATCAGAAATTTGCTAGACTCAAAGATATAATATTTGatgtataa
- the RLIG1 gene encoding RNA ligase 1 isoform X4, translating to MFLSFQPFKVLATETISHKALDADIYSAIPTEKVDGTCCYVTTYKDQPYLWARLDRKPNKQAEKRFKNFLHSKENPKEFFWNVEEDFKPAPECWIPAKEIEQINGNPVPDENGHIPGWVPVEKNNKQYCWHSSVVNYEFEIALVLKHHPDDSGLLEISAVPLSDLLEQTLELIGTNINGNPYGLGSKKHPLHLLIPHGAFQVRNLPSLKHNDLLSWFEGCKEGKIEGIVWHCSDGCLIKVHRHHLGLCWPIPDTYMNSKPVIINMNLNKCDSAFDIRCLFNHFSKIDNQKFARLKDIIFDV from the exons atgttcctttcttttcag ccATTTAAAGTTTTGGCAACTGAAACTATAAGTCACAAGGCATTAGATGCAGATATATACAGTGCAATTCCAACAGAAAAAGTGGATGGAACATGTTGTTATGTTACTACCTATAAAG ATCAGCCATACCTTTGGGCTCGACTAGATAGAAAACCCAACAAACAAGctgaaaaaagatttaaaaattttctacattcaaaagaaaacccaaaag aatttttttggaACGTTGAGGAGGACTTCAAACCAGCTCCAGAGTGCTGGATACCAGCAAAGGAAATAGAACAAATAAATGGGAACCCAGTGCCTGATGAAAATGGACACATTCCTG GTTGGGTACCagtagagaaaaacaacaaacagtaTTGCTGGCATTCCTCTGTAGTTAATTATGAATTTGAAATTGCCCTGGTACTAAAACATCATCCTGATGATTCTGGACTTTTGGAAATTAGTGCAGTGCCACTTTCAGATCTCTTAGAACAAACACTGGAGCTCATAGGAACAAATATCAATGGAAACCCATATG GGCTAGGGAGCAAGAAACATCCATTACATCTTCTTATACCACATGGAGCATTTCAAGTAAGAAATCTACCTTCATTGAAGCACAATGATCTCTTGTCCTGGTTTGAAGGTTGCAAAGAGGGTAAAATTGAAGGAATAGTATGGCATTGCAGTGATGGCTGTTTAATAAAG gtCCATCGCCATCATCTTGGCTTATGCTGGCCAATTCCAGATACTTACATGAATTCAAAACCAGTTATTATCAACATGAACCTGAACAAATGTGACTCTGCCTTTGATATTAGGTGTTTGTttaatcatttttcaaaaatagataATCAGAAATTTGCTAGACTCAAAGATATAATATTTGatgtataa
- the RLIG1 gene encoding RNA ligase 1 isoform X2 — MKRLGSVQRKMPCVFVTEVKEEPSAKREHQPFKVLATETISHKALDADIYSAIPTEKVDGTCCYVTTYKDQPYLWARLDRKPNKQAEKRFKNFLHSKENPKEFFWNVEEDFKPAPECWIPAKEIEQINGNPVPDENGHIPGWVPVEKNNKQYCWHSSVVNYEFEIALVLKHHPDDSGLLEISAVPLSDLLEQTLELIGTNINGNPYGLGSKKHPLHLLIPHGAFQVRNLPSLKHNDLLSWFEGCKEGKIEGIVWHCSDGCLIKVHRHHLGLCWPIPDTYMNSKPVIINMNLNKCDSAFDIRFREPGGQRSKGASLCQEIST, encoded by the exons ATGAAGCGCTTGGGCTCCGTGCAGCGGAAAATGCCGTGTGTGTTTGTGACGGAGGTGAAAGAGGAGCCTTCCGCCAAAAGGGAGCATCAG ccATTTAAAGTTTTGGCAACTGAAACTATAAGTCACAAGGCATTAGATGCAGATATATACAGTGCAATTCCAACAGAAAAAGTGGATGGAACATGTTGTTATGTTACTACCTATAAAG ATCAGCCATACCTTTGGGCTCGACTAGATAGAAAACCCAACAAACAAGctgaaaaaagatttaaaaattttctacattcaaaagaaaacccaaaag aatttttttggaACGTTGAGGAGGACTTCAAACCAGCTCCAGAGTGCTGGATACCAGCAAAGGAAATAGAACAAATAAATGGGAACCCAGTGCCTGATGAAAATGGACACATTCCTG GTTGGGTACCagtagagaaaaacaacaaacagtaTTGCTGGCATTCCTCTGTAGTTAATTATGAATTTGAAATTGCCCTGGTACTAAAACATCATCCTGATGATTCTGGACTTTTGGAAATTAGTGCAGTGCCACTTTCAGATCTCTTAGAACAAACACTGGAGCTCATAGGAACAAATATCAATGGAAACCCATATG GGCTAGGGAGCAAGAAACATCCATTACATCTTCTTATACCACATGGAGCATTTCAAGTAAGAAATCTACCTTCATTGAAGCACAATGATCTCTTGTCCTGGTTTGAAGGTTGCAAAGAGGGTAAAATTGAAGGAATAGTATGGCATTGCAGTGATGGCTGTTTAATAAAG gtCCATCGCCATCATCTTGGCTTATGCTGGCCAATTCCAGATACTTACATGAATTCAAAACCAGTTATTATCAACATGAACCTGAACAAATGTGACTCTGCCTTTGATATTAG atTTAGGGAACCTGGAGGTCAACGATCAAAAGGAGCCTCTCTCTGTCAAGAGATTTCTACTTAG